Part of the Ruegeria sp. AD91A genome, TCAAGTGTGGACGCACGGGTGACAGGCAGGGCGGGAATCTGTTCAGACACACCCCGCAACTGGAACAACCTGATTTCGTCCCGTGGTACGACGACACCTGCGGCCTTCAGCAACTCTTCCGAGACCAGCAATTCGACCTTCAGCGCCTTGGTTTCGCTTTCCAGACGACTGGCGACATTGACGGCGTCGCCGATTATGGTTTTCGACGCATGCCCCGCCGCGCCGATCTCACCAACGACCAGATCCCCAAGATGCAGACCCATTCCGATGCGAATTCCGGGGCTGCCTTCGCCCTCGAGCTGCTCGTTGAAATTGTCGAGGGCGTGACTGATGTCGATGGCGGCTTTCAACCCGGCACGGGCGGACGCCGCCGCATTCGGCTTTTCAAAAACGGCAAGCAGCCCGTCTCCCATATATTTGTCCACGACACCGCCTTCCTTGGTGATGGCAGGCACGACCGCGTCGAAAAACCGGTTCAGCAGGAATACGATGTCATAGGGTAATTGGCCGGTCGTACGCGCGGTAAAGCTGCGCATGTCCAGAAACAGAACGGCCAACTGGCGTTCCTGACCCTGACTGGCATGTCCGCGTATGCGTCCGCCATCTGGCCTGAAGACCCGAAAAACGGTGGTGGGTTCCGTTGGCCGTATCTGGCAGGCCAGTCGTGTCTGCGGCGAGGCGCCCACAGCAGCAAGGCTGCGCGCTTCGACGTCGCCGGGCGGCGGCAGGGCGTCGCTGCCATCCTCTACAATGACACGGCATGTGGTGCAGCGCCCCTTTCCACCGCACAAGGCGGCATGCGGCACGCCGTTCACCTGGGAAATCTCAAGCAAGGTCAAGCCTTTTTCCGCGACCACCTCGGGCCCTTTGGCGTAATTCACGCGCACCGAATGCCTGCGCCGCCACAGTTTGCGCCCGATGTAAACCAGCCCCGTTGCCCCAAGGGCCAGCCAGAAAACCATAAGGCCATAATCTTTTACACTGAACAGGGTCTGGAAGGCCTCGGGCGATGGCCAGTTGTAGTGCTCAATATATTGATCGCGCAGGAATTCATCAGCGAAGTCGGCCCATATGCGACGCCCTTCGGTCAACAGGCCGGCCAGCGCGAAAAAAGGCACGAAAACTGCAACACCAATCAGATAGGGCGCGACCCGCGACCACCACCGGGTCAGCCGCAGCCACATATGCAAGCCGATGCACCCGTGTATCCAAACGATCAGCAACAAGGCGCTTTGCATCCATACGGCGATACTGGGCCACATCAGAATGATGATATATCCCATCTCGTCGTTGACGTCGTAGACCTCGTGCGCGACCCGCGTCTGCACGATGTGCGAGATCAGTTGCAGCGGAATCAGCAAGCCCAGACCGACCTGCAAGGCCGTGCTGAAGGGCATCCGCAGGGTTCTGCGTTGCGCGATCGACGTCAGGGCCAGACCAGCATGCGTGAACAGGGCAGCATAGAAAAGCACGCTGATGGCATTGTGGCGGGTGATGGCCTTCCGGCCGTCCTGCATCCCGTGCAGATAATCGGTATGAAACAGGCCTAAGCCAATGTTTATGAAATGGAAGAACGCGAAGACAAACAACACAAGACCACTGCCGATCCTGAGTCGGGTTGACCACCCGCCGCGCCAAAGAGCGTTGTTCAAATGCTCACCTGTTCTTCGCTTTTCCCAGGATAATCCTGATACGCTGCTGGCTGGCGGTCAAGGGATTGGCAGTTGTTGCTGTTGTCGGGCAACGATCACGTTGCAGCTGAATTCGTACAGTGCCCCATGAAACCTTGGGGCACTGTCATTGAAACTCTGATCACCGACGGATCTGATTTTTCCGAAGCAGCCCGGAAGATTCCGAGCCCGTGTTATTCGTTTTCCGCCAGGAACCGCTCGGCATCCAGTGCCGCCATGCAGCCCATACCGGCGCTTGTGACCGCCTGACGATATATGTGATCGGTCAGATCGCCTGCTGCGAACACGCCCGGAACCGAGGTTTCGGTGCTGCCCGGCTTGGTGACAACATAGCCACCCATATGCGTTTCAAGCGTGTCCTTGACCAGCTCGTTTGCAGGCGCGTGGCCGATGGCAACAAAAACGCCTTTACAGGGGATTTCAGTGATCTCTCCGGTTTTGACATGTTTGACGCGAACGCCCTCAACGCCAAGCGGCGCATCGGTGCCGATCACTTCTTCCAACTGGTGGAACCACAGTGGTTCGATTTTATCGTTCTTCATAAGTCGGTCTTGCAGGATCTTTTCCGCGCGCAACTCATCGCGGCGATGGATCAGAGTCACCTTGCTGGCGAAGTTGGTCAGGAACAGGGCCTCTTCCACGGCCGTGTTGCCGCCGCCGATCACCACGATTTCCTGTCCGCGATAGAAGAACCCGTCGCAGGTGGCGCAGGCTGAAACGCCAAAGCCCTTGAATTTCTCTTCCGACGGCAGGCCCAGCCACTTGGCGCGCGCGCCGGTCGCCAGAATGACGGCGTCCGCCGTGTATGTGGTGCCGCTGTCGCCCTTGGCGGTGAAGGGGCGCTGGCTGAGGTCCAGATCGCTGATGATGTCGCCGATCACCTCACAGCCCATCGCCTTGGCGTGATCCTGCATCCGGACCATCAGGTCGGGGCCCTGTACCTCGGTGTCGCCGGGCCAGTTCTCGACTTCGGTCGTTGTCGTCAGCTGGCCGCCGGGCTCGATGCCCTGTACCAGAATGGGTTCCAGCATGGCGCGGCTTGCGTAAACCCCCGCGGTGTATCCTGCGGGCCCCGATCCGATGATCAGAACCTTGGTGTGTCGTGTGTCGGCCATGGTATCCCCGCTCGAATTGCCTGAATTGGGCCTTTGGCCCGTCGCCCCGATATAGCGACCGACAGACCCGGCTTAAAGCCCCTTACTGTTTATGACTTCTCAAGCGACCCTGCGTAGGGTGCGGGGAAAATGAGGGATTTGAAAACAAAGAAAATTGCGCATGTGCGAAACATTATTGCGTGCGCGTGGGGGGCTGATATAAGAACCGCAAAAATCAGGAGCATTTGATGGTCACGACTCGGTTGGATGATATCGACCGCAAGATTCTGGCGGAATTGCAGGCAGACGGTCGGATGACCAATGTCGAACTTGCAAAACGGGTCGGAATCTCGGCGCCGCCCTGTCTGCGCCGGGTGCGCACACTGGAAGAATCCGGCTATATCACCGGCTACCACGCCGAAGTGAATTCCCGCGAGCTGGGATTCGAAGTGCAGGTGTTCGCCATGGTCGGGCTCGACAGTCAGGCCGAGACCGAGCTGCGCGCGTTCGAAGAACGCTGCCGCGAATGGCCACTGGTCCGGGAATGTCACATGCTGAACGGCGAGGTGGACTTCATCCTGAAATGCGTCGCACCTGATCTCAGCAGTTTTCAGCAGTTCCTGACCGGTGAACTGCTGACCACGTCAAACGTGGCCAGCGTCAAGACATCGCTTGTTATCCGCGGCGCAAAAGACGAGCCAGGCGTGCCGTTCGACGTTCTGGAAGAACGAATGAACCGGACGGCGTAACGCCCAGACGTTTTGTCTGTGCGGTGTTCGGTGGCAGCATAGCAGCCACCGCCAAGGATAGAATCCAACTTAGTACCAGCTGCATGATGCCCCCCATAATGCAGTAATCGCTATCGCACTCAGGCTGTCATCGCGTCGATTTCCCCGTCTCCGGCGCGCGGCATCAGCAGCGGACCAAAATCGTTGAGCGATTCGATATGCGCGAACAGGTTCAGATAAACCGACCGTAACGAGTGGCTGATCATCCGGACCGCGTTCACACCTGGGTGATACGTTTCAAACTGTAAACCATCTACCCGAATAACGGAATGCCGTTTTAGACAAATGTGAAACAGTTCAACTGGCGTCGGCGGCATTGTTTCAATCACGCCCGTTCCATCCTGGAATTCGGATACAGGTGTCAGAATCGGGCCATTCCCATGCAGATGCCGCAAATGCGCCGGCGTGCCCACGATCCGCGCCGCAGGCCCGGCGATTACACCCGACATCGGTTTTTGCATCCCGAATGTATCCGCCATGATGCGCGTAAGCGGCCGCGTGCGGCCCCGCGAATCCGGACGTCCCGGGATCAGAGTGACAGATCCCTTCCACAGCACGGTTTCGGACGCGCCATCCTGAGTCAGGACAGTATCCCCCGGCATCAGGTCTTCGATTGCCATCGGCCCATGTTCGGTTTCAACCAGCGACCCACGCGTGAAGGCACAAAAGGCATCTTCGAACATCGGCAGGGCCGGCGCGATGTGTCTGGTCTGAACAATGTTCCCGTTTTTCAACAGGCTGCTGACTTCATACCGGCGCAGCTGAGCCTTTGGTTTTGCAACCGGGCGCGGTGCGTCCCGCAGCATGGCCGTCGTTTCGATTGCATTTCTGGCCGCGCGGGCCAGTGAACTAGGAATAGTCATAAATATTCCGTCCCCTCAAAATGTCCGATCAAGCGCGGCGTATCCCCGTACAGGCCAACCTGACGAACTGGTTCTTTGTCTTGAAACAAATGGGTGACCCATGGGCGGCAGTCGGTCAGACCCCGCATGGCGACAAAATTGCGCTTTCCAATGGTCAACACATTGACCCCCCAGACAAACTCGTACTTCACGGGCGAAAATTGCCCGCACACACACAACTCCTAAACTCGTCCCGACCCCCTCAGATCGTGACGCTCCACACATCGGGCAGGAGCAAGCCCGTTATGCGTTCACCCCATCGAGACCGGCAGCTTGGCCTCAGGGTGCTTCTGCCTCAGCGTCGTGCCGCGATGCGACTGGCGACTCTGACAGAATGGCTTGATACCCGCTTCCACGGCATTTCCAGCTTCTGGCTCCGCGTGGCGGCGACCATGGCTTTTAGAAAGCGAGACTTGGTTTTCATTTTCTGGTCCTGCTCTGAACGGGTTTGTTTCCCGCATCCGTTATGACCCTTTTTTGACGCGCGTTTGCGGCATGGATAAGGCTTATCCGGGATGTTTTGCAGACAAGAAATTTATAATCGGTCTATCCTTCCACTCAACACGCCAGCGTCCGGAACATGGACGTCAGATGACCATCTGATTTCTGACAAAACTCGTTACGATTCTGATTCCGATAAACACAACAAATGTGGCGGAAAAGTGGCGCGACGCCTAAATCTGGTCCAAAATCACAATCTTATGACCGAGATCAGCCGCCCGTAATCGGCCTCGTTTGCGTGCGTTGTGCGGCGGTAGGAATAGAACCGGTCCGGGTCGGAATACGTGCAGTGCCGGGTCCATTCCCCCTGCCCGACACCGGCCTGCCGCAAGCGGTGCAGACCAAAAGCGGGCAGGTCGAATTGCAGCCGGTCATCCTGACCATTGGCAAAAAAACGCGAGTTGTCCGGTGAATCGGTCATGAAGGTGTCCAGGAGCTCAGGCCCGACCTCATACGCGCGTTGCGAAATGCAGGGACCGATGACGGCGTTGATATTCTGGCGCCTTGCGCCAAGCGCTTCCATGGCGTCCAGCGTCGCCTCCAGCACACCGTCCAGCGCACCGCGCCAGCCTGCATGGGCCGCTCCGATCACATTGGCCGACGGGTCGGCAAACAAAACCGGTTGGCAATCTGCTGTCAGAATCGTGAGCGCCAGACCGGGTGTCGCCGTTACGACGGCATCCGCGCGCGGCTTTTCACCTTCCAAAGGCTGTTCAACCGTCAGAACTGTTGGGGAATGCACCTGATGCACGCCAATCATCGCCTCGGGCGCAACACCCATCGCATCAGCAACCCGCCGACGGTTCAGTGCAACAACTTCGGTCTGATCTGACGATCCAAAGCCGCAATTCAACCCGTCGAAGATACCGGAAGAAGCTCCGCCGCGACGGGTGAAGAACCCATGACGAAATGGGGAAAGCATGTCTGAAGTCAGAATTTCCAGTGTCATGGCTCTAATCCTGGCGGTGGCGCAGCATAGGCCGGATAGAGGCCCATCACTTTGAACAGATTTCCCATTTCGTCCGGGTGCGTCAACCGGCGATGCGCTGCAATCAGGGCATCCAGCTCGGAACCGCTCAGCGTACGGGACAAAGCCTGTGCCCGGGCAGTTATGCCGAGCCGTTCCAGAAACACGCCCTGCGGTGTCAGGCGTGTGTGCCTGCAACCACAGGCGCGGGTCGCAATGGCAAGAGGTTCAAAATCCACATGCGCGGTCAGGTCGGCTTGACCGGGTGCCGCCAGCGGATCGGCGTGCTCATGGTTTTGCAGGGCTTGCAGCGTATCGCCCAATGAATGCCAGTCGCCATAGTCGACAATCAGCGCGGCGCCTCCATGGCTGGCGATCCGACCGGCAATCACGGTCAGAATGGGAATCGCTGCCGCGCATAGCTCGACCAGATCACCATCCTTGGTGTCCGAAAGCCTGTCAGTCAGCGCCACTTGCGGTCCGTTGGGCCCCCGTCCAATCAGCAATTCGCCGTCGCGTTCGCCGACCAGGCGTTCACTCCAGCCGTCGCCGTCGCCGTCGCGCAGGAACTGCCGAACAGGCAGCGCGTCGAAGAACTCGTTCGCCACCAACAGCAGCGGCTGGTCCGGCAGCTCTGCGACGCTGTCGGCCCAGTTCGGTGTGTAATCCCTCAGAGTGTCCGCCTGCACCTGTTTCAGGACCGGCGAGGCCTCGACCAGTACAATCCGGGCAGCATCGTGAAATCCTGCTACGGCCCGTGTGGCACGCAGTATATCGCCCATCAGAGTGCCGCGCCCGGGTCCCAACTCGCACAGGGTGAACGGCGCGGGCCGCCCCTGATTCATCCAGCTTTGCGCAAGGCACAGCCCGATCAGCTCGCCAAACATCTGGCTGATTTCCGGTGCCGTGGTGAAATCCCCGGCAGCCCCCAGCGGATCGCGTGTTGTGTAATAGCCCCGCGTGGGATGCAGAAGACATTCGGCCATGTAATCGGCCACGCTCATCGGCCCATCCTGACGGATGCGGGCGACAAGGTGGTCTTTCAAGCTCATTTTGCCCGCCCTGCGCGCAGGACAAACCACAGGCCAAGCGCGATCATGGGCAGCGACAGGATTTGCCCCATGGTCAGACCATATCCGCCCACATGCAAGGCAAGCCCCATCGGATTGCCGGGCGACACGAACTGCGCATCCGGCTGACGGAAGAACTCGACGACAAAGCGCGACGCACCGTAGCCCACCAGAAACAGGCCCATGACAAAGCCCGGTTTGTGAAACGCGCCGCGTCGATAAACCAGCCACAGCAACAGCGCGCCCAGCAACACACCTTCCAGTGCTGCTTCGTATAACTGCGATGGGTGACGCGCGCACATTCCTGCTACCACGCCGGGGCAGTCCTGCGCGGCAAAACCGGGAAAGATGACGGCCCATGGCAGGTCGCTCGGACGGCCCCACAGCTCGGCATTGACGAAATTGGCCAGCCGTCCCAGCAGCAGGCCGGGTGGAACGGTGTAAGCAACCAGATCGCCCAGGGACAGGGTCGGGATCCGATGGCGTCGGGCAAACAGATAAGAGGCAAGGATCACGCCCAGCAGACCCCCGTGAAACGCCATGCCGCCTTGCCAGACCTTCAATATCTCAAACGGATGCGACAGGTAATAGCCGGGTTGGTAAAACAGCACAAAGCCAAGCCGCCCGCCCAGGATCACGCCCAGAATGATCCAGGTGACCAGATCCTCCAGTTGGTCCGGTTTCATCGGTGGGCCGTCGGCTGGCCACAGGGCAGGGCGGCGCAAAGCCACGACCGCCAGCCGCCACGCAATCAGGATGCCCGCGATATAGGCCAGCGCATACCACCTTAACGCGAACTCCATCCCGAACAGCGAGATCGAGAACAGTTCGGGCGACAGATCGGGGAAATTCAGAACAGCCTGCATGTGCGTCTCATTGCCCGGGGATTGCAGGACAAGTCAACCTTGAGCATGCGGCAATCTTTCCCCATATAGAGATCAACCGCGATACCGGAGTAAAGATATGCAAACCCGCAACAAGATACTGGACGACGTGTCCCAGCTGATGACCAACGCCATGGGTGTCGCGCAGGGCGCGCGGGAAGAGGCCGAAAATGCGATGAAGTCGATGATCGATCGCTGGCTTGCCGATCGCGATTTTGTCACGCGTGAAGAATTCGACGCCGTCCGCGCCATGGCCCAGAAAGCGCGCGAAGAAAACGCCGCTCTCGAAGCCCGCATTGCCGCGCTTGAGGCAAAACAGGACAAGTGACGCCCCGAGCGTTTCCTGTTTTCACAATTTTGGACAAACTCTGACGCCGCGCAATCCAGCCGGGATTGTACGGCGCCGTGCATTCTGAAGCATCGCGGGATTTAATCAAGACAAAGCTGGTTCAAGAGTCAATATTTTGATCCCCGTTGCTTTCTGTCCACAACTTATTGCTGTTATCCCCAACAAATAGGGTTGCCAGAACCAGCGCCGCATCGCACCATATTTAGTACAGGCCAATGGGGGAAGCCCGGTTTGTAGAGCAGGCAACTAGCGCTGGGGCGCTGCCAGCCCCGAAATGCTAGAGATTAGTGAGGTGGCATTATGGCCCTTTCCGAGCAGTATCTCGAAGAAGACATTCATCCGATCGACATTGTTGAACATCTGGCCGAACATCACGACTGGGATTTTGATCGTATAGGGGACGATCAGATTGCCATGGCTGTCGAAGGCCAGTGGCGCACCTATTCGATCACACTCGCCTGGTCCAACTATGACGAAACGCTGCGGATGGTGTGCTCGTTCGAAATGGAACCGCCGGCCGAGCGGGAAATGCAGCTCTATGAGCTGCTCAACAAGATGAATGATCAGTGCTGGGCAGGTGCCTTTACCTATTGGGCAAACCAGAAGCTGATGGTGTACCGGTATGGGCTGGTCCTCGCCGGCGGACAGACAGCCAGCGCGGAGCAGATCGACACGATGATCACCGCTGCCGTCATGAGCGCAGAACGGTACTACCCGGCGATCCAACTGGTCACCTGGGGAAATCGAGGACCAGAAGAAGCCATGCAAGTGGCCATTGCAGAGGCCTACGGCCGGGCGTAAAGCTTGCCCCAAACCGACATGTAAAGCGGGAGGGGCAAATGGACATGACGCGTGTGGCCGAACAGGGGCTTGTGCTTCTGGGGTGCGGAAAGATGGGGTCCGCAATGCTGGCGGGATGGCTGGAACACGGCCTCCCGCCAGCGTCCGTTTGGGTGATCGACCCACACCCATCCGACTGGCTGAAGGCGCAGGGCGTCAACATCAACACACCCCTGCCCGAAGCCCCCGCCGTGGTGTTGGTCGCGGTCAAGCCGCAGATGATGGGCGAGGCATTGCCCGCCATTCAGGCGCTGGGTGGTGGCAGCAGTCTATTTATTTCGGTCGCGGCGGGCACCTCGATTGCCACGTTCGAATCCGTTCTGGGCAGCGACACCCCGATCATTCGCGCCATGCCCAATACGCCCGCCGCCATCCGTCAGGGCATTACCGCGCTGATCGGGAATTCAAACGCATCACCTGATGATCTGACGCTTGCGGAAAACCTGCTCTCGGCCATTGGCGAAACGGTACTGCTGACGGATGAGGCGCAGATGGATGCGGTCACCGGCCTCAGCGGATCCGGGCCCGCCTATGTGTTTCATCTGATTGAAACGCTTGCCAAAGCCGGCGAGGCGCACGGCCTGCCACATGACCTTGCGATGAAACTGGCCAAATCGACGGTGGCCGGGGCCGGAGCGCTGGCAAAGGCCGCAGACGAGGATCCGTCACAACTGCGGATCAATGTAACCTCGCCGAACGGCACGACCCAGGCCGCGCTTGAGGTGCTGATGCATGAAGAACGCGGCTTCCCTGACTTGCTGCACCGTGCGGTCAAGGCCGCAACCGACCGATCCAAGGAGCTGTCACGTGAGTGAGATTTCTTTCGACGACTTTCTCAAGGTCGATATCCGCGTGGGTGAGGTGATCCGCGCTGAACCTTATCCCGAAGCCCGCAAGCCCGCGATCAAGATGTGGATCGATTTCGGTGATGAGATCGGCGAGCGCAAGACGTCGGCCCAGATCACCGCGCATTATGATCCGTCGACTCTGGTGGGCAAACAGGTCATGGCCGTGGTCAATTTTCCCCCTCGCCAGATCGGGAGGTTCATGTCCGAGGTTCTGGTGCTGGGTCTGCCCGATGAAAACGGCGAGATTGTTCTGATCGGTCCCGACGGCAGAGTTCCGACAGGCGGGCGGATGCACTGATGAAACTGCTGATCACACGCCCGATGACGCCGGCAGTCGAGGCCCGCGCCCGCGCCGCGTTTGACGTTGAGATTCGTAAAAATACGGCGCCCATGACGGGCCGGGAAATGCTGTCCGCTCTGACGGATTTCGACGTGGTCGTGCCCACGCTGGGCGATCAGTTCTCGGCTCGGATATTTGCGGATGCAGGCTCGCCTCGATGCAAGCTACTGGCCAATTTTGGCGTCGGCTACAACCACATCGATGTCGAGGCAGCGCGCGCCGCATCAGTCGCAGTGACCAACACGCCCGGCGCAGTCACCGGTGCCACGGCGGATATCGCCATGACCCTGCTGTTGAGCACGGCCCGGCGCGCGGGCGAAGGCGAACGGCTGGTCCGCGCAGGCCAATGGCAGGGTTGGCATCCCACGCAAATGCTGGGTCACCATGTAACGGGCAAACGCGTCGGTATCGTCGGGATGGGCCGTATCGGGCAGGCCATCGCGCGCCGGTGCCATTTCGGTTTTGAAATGCAGGTGGCCTATCAATCCCGAAGCGCCAAGAAACTGGACTTCCCGGCCGAGTTCACACCTGACCTTAAAGCACTCGCCGCCTCGGTCGATTTCCTTGTGCTCGCCGTTCCCGGCGGTGCCGAAACCCGACACCTGATCGATGCGCAGGTTCTTGAGACGATGAAACCTTCGGCCATTCTGGTCAATATCGCGCGGGGAGAGGTTGTAGACGAAGCGGCCCTGGTTGCGGCGTTACAAAAAGGTCAGATCGCGGGGGCGGGGCTGGATGTCTACGAGTTCGAACCCGAAGTACCACAGGCGCTCCGTGAAGTGGAAAACGTCACCCTGCTGCCCCATCTGGGCACAGCCACCGAAGAGGTGCGCAGCAGCATGGGACACATGGCCCTGGATAACGTAGCGGCCTTTGTGGCGGGCGAGGCATTGCCCAACCCGGTCTAGTCGCCCACCGCCTCGCGCCAATGCTTGCGGCAGAGCGAGACATAGGTCTCGTTGCCGCCGATCTGCACCTGGGCACCTTCGGTGATGGCTGTGCCGTTTTCGTCTTGACGTATCACCATCGTGGCCTTGCGTCCGCATTTGCATATGGTGCGGACTTCACGCATCTCATCGGCCAGCGCCAGCAGCGCCGCTGATCCCGGAAACAGCTTGCCCTGAAAATCCACCCGTAACCCGTAGGCCAGCACAGGTACGTCCAGATCGTCGACGGCCCGCGCCAATTGCCAGACCTGAGCTTCAGACAGGAACTGGGCCTCGTCAATGAACACGCAGGTTACGGGACCTTCGTTCAGACGATTTCGGATCATCGCAAAGACGTCGTCTCGGGGCGTGAAGGTATCAGCCTCCTCCGAGATGCCGATGCGCGATGCGATCCGTCCGGCACCCGCCCTTCCGTCAATGGCTGCGGTCATCAGGTAGGTCTGCATCCCACGCTCGCGATAGTTGTGCGATGCTTGCAGCAACACGGTCGATTTCCCCGCGTTCATGGTCGAATAGTTGAAATACAGCTTTGCCATGACGCGGGTCTAAAACGCTTGGGGAAAAGGAACAAGATATCAATCGCTTTGATGGAGCGACGTCGCCGTTGCGTTCGCAGAGGCCGAGCTACGCTCTAGGGGATGGAACCCCCACATCTGCAACAGCGACGCCGTCGGCCAACATGTGGCCAAAACGCAGCAAGGCGTAACAATATCACCCTGCAATTACTCATTACCGGCTTGAACTGCCGCCACTCACTCACAAAATCCCTCGCATATCTGAGGGATAGCCAATGTATGACATTTCAATTATGACTTTGTTATGGGAAATTTACCCACGCTTTCCCCCGATTGGACATCGGGCAGGCGTTTGCAGGTAACAAAGGTAAAACAATGGCAGATATCGGGGCCTATCTGAAAAAACACACAGAAGCGCTGGTTAAAGATGTTGGAATCGAAGCCGCGTGCGAAATTACAGGAAAATCCAAGGCCACTTTAGGACGGTACTATTCCGACAATGCTGAACACGAGGACAGGTTCATGCCTGTGGACGCGGTGGCCCGCCTTGAAAACGTGGCGACATTTCCGCATGTAACGTCGGCTTTGGCAGATCTGAAGAACATCACCTTGTCCTATTGCGACAGCAACACAGCCACACCCCGCACCGGTGGTGTTAATTCGGATGTCATAGCACTCAGCCAGCGGTTTGCGATGTTGATGACCGAGTATCAGGCCGCAATCGAAGACGGAATCATAACGGTCAACGAAGCCAAGCGGCTGCTGAAAGAAACCAGCTTGCTGCAACAGGTTCTGATCGAGATGAAACTGCATCTTGAAGAAGAAAGCGTCAGCTAGCCGGGATCCGGAGCCGTTGCGCCCATGACTGGCCACATTCCGCCTGTATGGCTTAGCTGTATTCACTCGTCAAAAGGCAGAAACGCTGACTGGGCCTTTTGCCTCAATTCAGTCACGTCTGTCCTGTAAGGTCCGTCGCGGGCAAGATCGTCAAGGGCAGAGGACCATGCAGAAGTCGCAGGGAACATACAGTCTTTTCGCAGACCGGCTGGTTCTGCGATTTTTTGTATGCGCCTATGCGGCACTTCTGGTTCTTATGGCCCTAAGTGGTCATCAGGAAGGCTCTGACGACGTAATGCGCTGGGTGGTCGTGCAGGATCTGTTGCAGGGGCAGGGCTGGTTCGACAGCCAACAGTATCGGCTGGGCCCCGAGGGCGGTACGCTGATGCATTGGTCTCGACTGATCGACGCGCCGATTGCCTTGCTCTACAGAACATTCGGGTTGGTCTTGCCGCCTGATATGGCCCTTCAGGTGACGGCTTTTGTCTGGCCCTCACTTTTGGCGGGTCTGACCTTGTGGGCCTTTGCCGTGACGGGAAGCGTTTTGGGCGCGCGGGAAGGTACTGTTTCGGCGCTGGTTGTGGGTGTGTTGGCGCTCGAACACTCCCGGAAGTTCGACTATTTTTCGTTTGATCACCACAATGCTCAGATTCTTCTGTTCGCTACGGCCCTGATGCTGTTCGCATTGCGCAGGGACAAACCATATGCCGGATGGTTGCTGGGTGCCTGCCTGGCGCTTTCGGTATCGATAGGCACCGAATCGATATTGCAGATCGCGCTTGTCGCAATATTCTTTGCCGTTGATTGGATCATCAATGGCGAACCGGCCCGCCGCCCGACCATGGCATTTGGTGTAGGGCTGACCGCGACGCTTGTGCTGATCAGCCTTGCAACTACAGGACAAAAGGCCTTTCTGTTCCCAAGCTGTGACGCCCTGACACTCAGTGTGGCGTTACCGGCAAGCGTCGCCGCGATGGGTCTTTGCGCTGCAGCCCGGGTTGGGTCTGCTTGGCCGCTTTGGGGCCGCATCAGTGCGTTCCTTGCGGTTGGTGCGGTCACCTTGACCTGCGCTTACA contains:
- a CDS encoding D-glycerate dehydrogenase, whose protein sequence is MKLLITRPMTPAVEARARAAFDVEIRKNTAPMTGREMLSALTDFDVVVPTLGDQFSARIFADAGSPRCKLLANFGVGYNHIDVEAARAASVAVTNTPGAVTGATADIAMTLLLSTARRAGEGERLVRAGQWQGWHPTQMLGHHVTGKRVGIVGMGRIGQAIARRCHFGFEMQVAYQSRSAKKLDFPAEFTPDLKALAASVDFLVLAVPGGAETRHLIDAQVLETMKPSAILVNIARGEVVDEAALVAALQKGQIAGAGLDVYEFEPEVPQALREVENVTLLPHLGTATEEVRSSMGHMALDNVAAFVAGEALPNPV
- the proC gene encoding pyrroline-5-carboxylate reductase — its product is MDMTRVAEQGLVLLGCGKMGSAMLAGWLEHGLPPASVWVIDPHPSDWLKAQGVNINTPLPEAPAVVLVAVKPQMMGEALPAIQALGGGSSLFISVAAGTSIATFESVLGSDTPIIRAMPNTPAAIRQGITALIGNSNASPDDLTLAENLLSAIGETVLLTDEAQMDAVTGLSGSGPAYVFHLIETLAKAGEAHGLPHDLAMKLAKSTVAGAGALAKAADEDPSQLRINVTSPNGTTQAALEVLMHEERGFPDLLHRAVKAATDRSKELSRE
- a CDS encoding accessory factor UbiK family protein — its product is MQTRNKILDDVSQLMTNAMGVAQGAREEAENAMKSMIDRWLADRDFVTREEFDAVRAMAQKAREENAALEARIAALEAKQDK
- a CDS encoding tRNA-binding protein — translated: MSEISFDDFLKVDIRVGEVIRAEPYPEARKPAIKMWIDFGDEIGERKTSAQITAHYDPSTLVGKQVMAVVNFPPRQIGRFMSEVLVLGLPDENGEIVLIGPDGRVPTGGRMH
- a CDS encoding YbjN domain-containing protein, coding for MALSEQYLEEDIHPIDIVEHLAEHHDWDFDRIGDDQIAMAVEGQWRTYSITLAWSNYDETLRMVCSFEMEPPAEREMQLYELLNKMNDQCWAGAFTYWANQKLMVYRYGLVLAGGQTASAEQIDTMITAAVMSAERYYPAIQLVTWGNRGPEEAMQVAIAEAYGRA
- the lgt gene encoding prolipoprotein diacylglyceryl transferase, producing MQAVLNFPDLSPELFSISLFGMEFALRWYALAYIAGILIAWRLAVVALRRPALWPADGPPMKPDQLEDLVTWIILGVILGGRLGFVLFYQPGYYLSHPFEILKVWQGGMAFHGGLLGVILASYLFARRHRIPTLSLGDLVAYTVPPGLLLGRLANFVNAELWGRPSDLPWAVIFPGFAAQDCPGVVAGMCARHPSQLYEAALEGVLLGALLLWLVYRRGAFHKPGFVMGLFLVGYGASRFVVEFFRQPDAQFVSPGNPMGLALHVGGYGLTMGQILSLPMIALGLWFVLRAGRAK
- a CDS encoding thymidine kinase is translated as MAKLYFNYSTMNAGKSTVLLQASHNYRERGMQTYLMTAAIDGRAGAGRIASRIGISEEADTFTPRDDVFAMIRNRLNEGPVTCVFIDEAQFLSEAQVWQLARAVDDLDVPVLAYGLRVDFQGKLFPGSAALLALADEMREVRTICKCGRKATMVIRQDENGTAITEGAQVQIGGNETYVSLCRKHWREAVGD